CGTCAGCCTGGGCGGCTCGCTGGGGCGCGCGGACGCCACCGGGCGGGGCGTGTTCGTGACGGGTGCCGAGGCTATGAAGAAGCTGGGCCTGTCGCTGGAGGGCGCACGTATCGCCATTCAGGGCTTCGGCAACGTGGGCGAGGCTGCCGCGCGCATCTTCCACCAGCACGGCGCGAAGATCGTCGCCATTCAGGACGTGACCGGCACCATTCATTCTGAGGCGGGCATCGACCCGGCCGCCGCGCTCGAACACCTGCGCCGCACCGGCAAGATCACAGAATTCCCCGGCAGCGAGGAAATCCAGAAGGATGAGTTCTGGAGCGTGGACTGTGATGTCCTCATTCCGGCCGCACTGGAAAACCAGATCACACTGGCCAATGCAGACAAGATCCGGGCCAAACTGATCGTCGAGGGCGCAAACGGCCCCACCAACCCTGCCGCCGATGACCTGCTGGCAGGCAAGGGCATCACCATCGTGCCCGACGTGCTGGCGAACGCAGGCGGTGTGACGGTCAGCTACTTCGAGTGGGTGCAGGATTTCAGCTCATTCTTCTGGACGGAAGAAGAGATCAACAACCGTCTGGACCGCATCATGTCCGAGGCCTTCTTGAGCCTGTGGGAAGTGAAGGAAAAGCACAACGTGACCCTGCGAACCGCCGTATACATCGTGTCCTGCACACGGGTACTCGAAGCGCGAGCCATGCGCGGACTGTACCCCTGAACGTCGTCCCCGCTGTCTTGGCCCTCTCCACCGCGGAGGGGGCTTTTTTGTTTAGGCCTCAAGAGTAGCGGTGGGAGAAGAGTCACTTTTCTCCCACCGCACTTTTCAGACTTCTGCTTCTAAGGTTCCCCTCAGTTCAGACGCAGCCAGTAATACTCATGACGTCCCATGATGATGGTGTACGGCCCCTCGGTCACGGGCGGGAAGGGACTGGCGCCGGACAGCGTGACCGGGGTGCGGCCCACGTAGTCGCTCAGGTCCAGTGTGGCGGCCTGGGCATTGGCGGCGAAATTGCAGACGATCAGCAGGGTTTCATTGTCGTGGCTGCGGGTGAAGGCCAGGATGGAAGCGTTGTTGGTCTCCACGAATTTCAGATCGCCGTGGGCAAAGGCTGGGTGCTGGCGGCGGGCCTCAAGCTGGCGGGCCGTCCATTGGAGCAGGCTACCGGGATCGCGTTCCTGCGCCTGCACGTTGACGCGCTGGTACCCGTAAACCGGATCACTGATCGGCGGGAAAAAGCAGTCCGAGGGCCAGGCGCTGGAGAAGCCGCCGCTGATGCCCGCGTTCCACTGCATGGGGGTCCGAACGCCGTTACGGTCTGCCAGGCCCAGATCGTCGCCCATGCCGATCTCGTCGCCGTAGTACAGGATCGGGCTGCCGGGCAACGCCAGCAGGACGCTGTTGAGCAACTCAATGCGGCGGCGCTCGTTGTTCAGCAGCGGGGCCAGGCGGCGGCGAATGCCCACGTTGATCCGCATGCGCGTGTCGGGCGAATACGCCGCGTACATGAAGGCGCGCTCGTCGTCATCCACCATCTCCAGCGTCAGCTCGTCGTGGTTGCGCAGAAAGGTGGCCCACTGTCCGAACGAGGGAATCTCCGGCAGGCGGCCCATGATCTCGCGGATGCTGGTGGTGTCCTCCTTCTTGAGGCTCATGTACAGGCGGGGCATCACCGGGAAGTTGAAGCACATGTGGAACTCGGGGTCTTCCTCGGTGCCGAAGTATTCCGCCACATCCTCGGGCCACTGGTTGGCCTCGGCCAGCAGCAGTCGCCCCGGGTACTCGGTATCCACCATGCGGCGCATCTTCTTGAGAATCTCGTGCGTCTCGGGCAGGTTCTCGCAGTTGGTGTCCTCGCGCTCGATCAGATACGGTACGGCATCCACCCGGAAGCCGTCCAGGCCGGTGTTGAGCCAGAAGCGCGCGGCGTCGAGAATTTCTTCAATGACCCTGGGGTTGTCGAAGTTCAGGTCCGGCTGATGCGAGAAGAAGCGGTGCCAGTAGTACCGTCCGCAGACCTCGTCACGCGTCCAGTTGCTGGTCTCGGTGTCGGTGAAGATGATGCGCGCGCCGGGGTACTCGGTGCCGGTGTCGCTCCAGACGTAATAGTCGTGGTACTCGTTGGGGCTGCCATCGGGCAGGGTAGGGCCACGCCGCGCGGCCTGGAACCAGGGATGCTCGCTGGAGGTGTGGTTGGTGACCAGATCGGCGATTACCCGCAGACCGCGTGAATGGGCCTCGGCCAGAAAAAACTGGAAGTCCTCGATGCTTCCCAGGTCCGGGTGGATGCCGGTGTAATCAGCCACGTCGTAACCGTCATCGCGAAGCGGACTGGGATAGAAGGGCAGCAGCCACAGGCAGTCCACGCCCAGCGTTCGCAGGTAATCCAGCTTACCGGTCAGCCCAGGAAAGTCGCCCTTGCCGTCGCCGTTGCCGTCGGCAAAAGTGCGAACGGACAGCTCGTAGAAGACGGCGCTCTTGTACCACTGTGGAGGGGTGTGCTGAGTCATTGCCCTCAAGTGTAAAGGACGGCGGCTTTAGAAGCGCTGCCAGTCTGGAGTGTTAAAGCCGTCAAACAGGAGGGTTCACAATGGGACAACAGAGGAGTTCTCCGTCCTGTCTAGAGCGTGCTTGTCGCCCTTCTGGCCCGGAGCGCTTGCTTGGCCTGTTCGAACGCCCCATCCCCATCTTGCTTGAGCGCCACGGTTTCCAGAAGATCAGCCGTGTGCTAGAGGTTCATGGGTTCGGCCTGACCTGCGCCGACATGCCCTCCAGACCGGACTGAGGCCCACCTCGCACTCCAGCCCCACACACCCAACAAAAAACCCCGCCATGAGGCGAGGTTTCTGATTCTGGTTGGGGCACAAGGACTCGAACCTTGATCGACAGTGTCAGAGACTGTTGTCCTGCCATTAGACGATGCCCCAGCGGGGAAAGCGCTTTCCCACAGGGGAAGGCGACAGGAAGTATAACGGGCTGTTCCAGGGCCGTCAAGGTGCGGCGGTGCCGGTCATTCTGGTGTGCCGTCTTCCGCGTCCGGTCAGAAATGAATGGACCGCGTTCAGAGCGTGCTTGCTGCCCACACTCCGACTCTGGTACACTGATCAATGTTGCCGCGCCGTAGCGCCCGTGTTTGCCCCCACTGAATGAAGCCTTCAGCGGAGCAGGCCGAAGGACGCACGGCAGCAGTTTACAGAAGCTGGCTGTCAGGCGAAATTCTGCCAGCCCAGGAGGACAGGAGTTCATGGAAGACAACACCCAGACCCCCGTGACACAAAACGGGACTCAGCCCACGACGGGCAACGAGACGGCCACCGAGACCCAGGCGGAAGGTATGACCCCCGCTGCCAGTAACGTGGAGACCGCCACCAGTGCAGCTCCGGCTGCTCCTCAGCAGAGCAGCGCCCCCGCTGCCTCCGAGGAACGCGAATACCCGGCCATGACCATGGAGGACATCCTCGCCAGTGAGGCGCAGGAACCCCAGAGCGTCACGCGCGGGGACATCGTGGACGGCCAGATCGTGTTCATCGGCCAGGAAGGCATTGCCGTGGACATCGGCGCGAAGGTGGAGGGCATCATTCCCCTCAACCAGCTCGGCGATGAGCCGGTGACGCTGGAAGAGGCCCAGGGCATGTACAAGCCCGGCGAACAGATCGAGGCGTACGTGGTGCGCGTGGATCTGTCCAACAGCCAGATCGTGCTGAGCAAGAAGCGTGCCGATCAGGACAAGGGCTGGCGCGTCCTCGAGAAGATGCAGGAGGCCGACGAGGCTTTCGAAGTCGAGGTGCTGGAGAAGGTGCGCGGCGGTCTGGTGGCCCAGGTCGAGGGCATCCGTGCGTTCCTGCCTGCAAGCCAGGTGGACACCCGCCGGGTCAACGAGCTTGATCCCTACGTGGGCAAGCCGCTGATGGTCAAGCTGATCGAGCTGAACCGCAAGCGCAATCGCGTGATCATCAGCCACCGCGCCATCATGGAGGCCCAGAAGGCCAAGGCCCGTGAAGAGACGGTGGGTCAGCTGGAGCCGGGCGCGCAGTTTGAAGGCGAAGTGGTCGAGATCACCGATTTCGGCGTGTTCGTCAACCTGGGCGGTATCGACGGCCTGGTTCACCGCAGCGAACTGACCTACGGGCGCTTCAATCACCCCCGCGACGTGGTTGCGGTGGGCGACAAGGTTCAGGTTCAGGTCATTGACGTGGACGAGGGCCGCGAGCGCATCAACCTGTCCATGAAGTCGCTGACCCAGGACCCCTGGGAAGGGGCGATTGACCGCTACAGCGTTGGGCAGCGCGTCAAGGGCAAGGTCACCAACCTCACCAACTTCGGGGCCTTCGTGGAACTGGAGTCGGGTCTGGAAGGGCTGGTCCATGTCAGTGAAATGAGCTGGACCAAGCGCGTGCGTCACCCCAATGAGGTCATGAAGGAAGGCGACGAGGTCGAGGCCATCATCCTGCGCATCGATCCCAAGGACCGCCGCATCAGCCTGGGTATTCGTCAGACCACTGACGATCCATGGAGCGCGCTGCCGGACCGTTACCCGCCCGGCACGCCGGTCAAGGGCAAGATCACCGGTATGACCGACTTCGGCGTGTTCATGGAGATCGAGGAAGGCATCGAGGGCCTGATCCACATCAGCGAACTCGATACCGCGCGCGTGAACAACCCGGCAGACCTGTTCAAGAAGGGCGATGAGATCGAAGCCATGATCCTGAACATCGATCCTGTCGAGCAGCGCGCCAGCCTGAGCCGTCGCCGCTTCCTGGGTGGAGGCGCACCTCCTGCCCAGGGCGGTGGACAGCGCGATTACGTCAGCCAGGGCGGCGGCAGCCGCAGTGACCGTTACGGCGGCGCTGCTGGTGGGCGTGCCGGTGGACGTGGTGGACGTGGCGGCGGAGCCGACTACAACTACAACGCCAAGGATGCCAGCCAGGGTGGCAAGATCAGCACCAAGCTGGGCGACGTGTACGCCGACCTGTTCGCGCAGTTCGGTCTGGGCGGCGACAAGAAGGACGATGCCGCCACTACGGAAACGGCCAATACCGAATCCGCCGACACGGGTAGCAGCACCCAGACCGAGGACACCCAGGCTTAAACGCCTGCAGTGTTGAAGTCGAATTGAAGGCAGCCCGGACGCGTTGAGTGTCCGGGCTGCCTTCTTTCTAGGACTTGCGGTGGGGGATCAGCGCGGCTCAGGCCATCCATAACGTCGGTGTGCGGGGTTGGGCGCACCCCAACAGGGCGAACGGGCAGGTATCATGCTGAATGTGACTGTGTCCCTGCCTCCTGCCGCTGCCCCCACTCCCGACACCACCCGCACCCGCATCGGGCAGGAGGCGGCTCGGCTGTTCGTGGCGAGTGGCTACCACGGCGTGTCCATGCGCGAGGTGGCCGAGGCGGTGGGCGTGACCAAGCCCGCGCTGTATCACCACTACGCCGACAAGGAATCTCTGTTCCTAGCAATGCTGGACGGTGCCCTGGCCGGTTTGGCACGGCTGATCGAACATGCCTCGGCACAGCGTGGGCTGTCGGCCCAACTGGACACGCTGGTGGGCGAACTGGCTGCCAGTGCCCCCGAACAGCGCGTGGGACTGCAACTGGCCTCTGAACTGCGCCACGTTTCGCCGGAACGCCGCAAGGCCTTCGAGAGCGAGTATCGCCGGGTCTGGATGGGCGGTCTGAGCGCCCTGTTTGAGGAGGCCGCAGCGCGTGGGGAATTGCGCGCAGACCTGCCGCCGCCCGTGCTGACACGGGCGTTTCTGGCGCTGATCTACCCACTGGTCACGGGCACGCCGCCCGCCGATCCGCAGGGCACGGCGCGGGCCTTGCTCTCGGTGTATCTGGACGGGGCAAGGCCGCGCTGACCGTGGCCTGAGCCTGTGATCTGCCCCCGCCTCATTGCAGAGGTGGGGCTTTTTCATCGGTGTTCTGGAATCTACCTTCCGTCTTCAGCGACCTGCTGGCCCGGCCCGGTTCTGGCCAGTTCGCTAGCGTCGCTCCGATCAGAATGACGGCGGCCATGCCCCACACGCTGATGGGCAGGCGCTCGCGGAGCAGGGCGGCGCTCAGGAGAATGGTGATCACGGGGGCCAGCGCCTGCCACACGCTGGTGCGGGCGGCCCCCAGCACCTGCGCGCCCCCGGCCCAGGCCAGGTACGCGGCGACGTTGGCCCCCAGCGCACTGAAACCAATACCCAGCCACACCGCCCCTGGTACACCCGCTCCGGTAGGGCCTGAAAACTGCAGGTGCGGCAGGGCATACAGCAGATACGGCACGCTGCCCAGCGTCAGGCTGAAGGCCACGAAGGGCAGCGTACCCAGCCGTGCCGATAGCGGACGGTTGAACAGCGTGTACAGTGCCCACACGAGACCGGCGGCCAGCAGCCACAGCAGCCCGGTGGGCGTGACGGACACCCCCGGCAACCGGGTTAGGGCCAGCAGACCCAGCAAGCCAGCAAAAGCCACCGCCACTCCCAGTCCCTGGCAACGGGTAAAGCGCTGGCCCAGCAACAATCCCAGCGGCAGCACCAGCACCGGCACCAGGCCGTTGACCAGGCCCGCCACCCCTGCCGGATTCAGCTCGATCCCGGTCAGGAAAAAGGCCTGAAACAGCGTGTTGCCCAGCAGGCCCACCCCGCCCACGGCCAGCCACGTTCTCGCTTTCCAGCGTGGCCAGCCGTGGGCCTGAACTGCGAGTGCCACCAGCACTGTCCCGGCGATGACCACCCGCACGGTGTTGGTGGTTTCGGCGTTCAGGACCCCGAGGACGGCTTTCAGGGCCACCACGTTCGCACCCCACAGAAAGACGGTCAGCAGCACGCCCGCGAGGGCCAGACGCTCGGATGCAGGGGAGGGGGAAGTGGCAACCGTCACGAACCCGAGCATACGCTCCAGACGCCTCATTGCCTCAGCCGCTAGCATGCTCCAGCACGTTT
This genomic interval from Deinococcus humi contains the following:
- a CDS encoding Glu/Leu/Phe/Val family dehydrogenase; this translates as MTATQDPDHINQKKYGAHDIPSYLDPNHIGPYEIYLEQVERVTPYLGKLAYWVETLKRPKRILVVDVPIHLDDGTVAHFEGYRVQHNTSRGPAKGGIRFHQDVTLSEVMALSAWMTIKNAAVNLPYGGGKGGVRIDPRRYSTGELERLTRRYATEIGLIIGPEKDIPAPDVNTNPQTMAWIMDTYSMNVGRTSTGVVTGKPVSLGGSLGRADATGRGVFVTGAEAMKKLGLSLEGARIAIQGFGNVGEAAARIFHQHGAKIVAIQDVTGTIHSEAGIDPAAALEHLRRTGKITEFPGSEEIQKDEFWSVDCDVLIPAALENQITLANADKIRAKLIVEGANGPTNPAADDLLAGKGITIVPDVLANAGGVTVSYFEWVQDFSSFFWTEEEINNRLDRIMSEAFLSLWEVKEKHNVTLRTAVYIVSCTRVLEARAMRGLYP
- the treS gene encoding maltose alpha-D-glucosyltransferase, which produces MTQHTPPQWYKSAVFYELSVRTFADGNGDGKGDFPGLTGKLDYLRTLGVDCLWLLPFYPSPLRDDGYDVADYTGIHPDLGSIEDFQFFLAEAHSRGLRVIADLVTNHTSSEHPWFQAARRGPTLPDGSPNEYHDYYVWSDTGTEYPGARIIFTDTETSNWTRDEVCGRYYWHRFFSHQPDLNFDNPRVIEEILDAARFWLNTGLDGFRVDAVPYLIEREDTNCENLPETHEILKKMRRMVDTEYPGRLLLAEANQWPEDVAEYFGTEEDPEFHMCFNFPVMPRLYMSLKKEDTTSIREIMGRLPEIPSFGQWATFLRNHDELTLEMVDDDERAFMYAAYSPDTRMRINVGIRRRLAPLLNNERRRIELLNSVLLALPGSPILYYGDEIGMGDDLGLADRNGVRTPMQWNAGISGGFSSAWPSDCFFPPISDPVYGYQRVNVQAQERDPGSLLQWTARQLEARRQHPAFAHGDLKFVETNNASILAFTRSHDNETLLIVCNFAANAQAATLDLSDYVGRTPVTLSGASPFPPVTEGPYTIIMGRHEYYWLRLN
- a CDS encoding 30S ribosomal protein S1 gives rise to the protein MEDNTQTPVTQNGTQPTTGNETATETQAEGMTPAASNVETATSAAPAAPQQSSAPAASEEREYPAMTMEDILASEAQEPQSVTRGDIVDGQIVFIGQEGIAVDIGAKVEGIIPLNQLGDEPVTLEEAQGMYKPGEQIEAYVVRVDLSNSQIVLSKKRADQDKGWRVLEKMQEADEAFEVEVLEKVRGGLVAQVEGIRAFLPASQVDTRRVNELDPYVGKPLMVKLIELNRKRNRVIISHRAIMEAQKAKAREETVGQLEPGAQFEGEVVEITDFGVFVNLGGIDGLVHRSELTYGRFNHPRDVVAVGDKVQVQVIDVDEGRERINLSMKSLTQDPWEGAIDRYSVGQRVKGKVTNLTNFGAFVELESGLEGLVHVSEMSWTKRVRHPNEVMKEGDEVEAIILRIDPKDRRISLGIRQTTDDPWSALPDRYPPGTPVKGKITGMTDFGVFMEIEEGIEGLIHISELDTARVNNPADLFKKGDEIEAMILNIDPVEQRASLSRRRFLGGGAPPAQGGGQRDYVSQGGGSRSDRYGGAAGGRAGGRGGRGGGADYNYNAKDASQGGKISTKLGDVYADLFAQFGLGGDKKDDAATTETANTESADTGSSTQTEDTQA
- a CDS encoding TetR/AcrR family transcriptional regulator; translation: MLNVTVSLPPAAAPTPDTTRTRIGQEAARLFVASGYHGVSMREVAEAVGVTKPALYHHYADKESLFLAMLDGALAGLARLIEHASAQRGLSAQLDTLVGELAASAPEQRVGLQLASELRHVSPERRKAFESEYRRVWMGGLSALFEEAAARGELRADLPPPVLTRAFLALIYPLVTGTPPADPQGTARALLSVYLDGARPR
- a CDS encoding EamA family transporter, with the protein product MTVATSPSPASERLALAGVLLTVFLWGANVVALKAVLGVLNAETTNTVRVVIAGTVLVALAVQAHGWPRWKARTWLAVGGVGLLGNTLFQAFFLTGIELNPAGVAGLVNGLVPVLVLPLGLLLGQRFTRCQGLGVAVAFAGLLGLLALTRLPGVSVTPTGLLWLLAAGLVWALYTLFNRPLSARLGTLPFVAFSLTLGSVPYLLYALPHLQFSGPTGAGVPGAVWLGIGFSALGANVAAYLAWAGGAQVLGAARTSVWQALAPVITILLSAALLRERLPISVWGMAAVILIGATLANWPEPGRASRSLKTEGRFQNTDEKAPPLQ